A stretch of Deinococcus planocerae DNA encodes these proteins:
- a CDS encoding menaquinone biosynthesis decarboxylase, whose translation MAFPDIQSFMRLLEERGEFVRVSVPVDRELEITEIADRLVKSGGPAVLFEHVRGSPFPLVIGLMGTRERTALALGVKDLDDLAAKVRHLIDLKGSGGLGGLLGNVGKLRDAMNLPPRRVRTGPAQEVVWRGDEVDLGKLPILKCWPLDGGPFVTLPLVITRDPETGERNMGMYRMQVMGPRVTGMHWQRHKTGTKHLEKAKRLGQRLEVAVAIGGDPALIYAATAPLPPIPGLDEFALAGYLRGERYPVTKGVTVDLDVPANAEFVLEGYVDPHEDWAVEGPFGDHTGFYTLPDLYPRFHVTAITMRRNPVYPATIVGRPPMEDAYLIEASERLFLPAAQLILPEIVDYHMPPAGVAHNLVVVSVKKTYPGQAYKVANGLFGLGQMMFAKVIVVVNEGVPVNDFGAVWREVTARAEPGRDTLVTRGPTDVLDHSSRGWGYGGKLIIDATRKLPEEVGSAASSREDQGQEREEAGFTPHAATDLPAFEGVLAQRQTPDGYWSVALHKTRPGQAQALAEAFAAHPAARGVRHLLICDELTDVENVQDVWWTILNNIDPERDVRQVGSLLAWDGARKLPEEGFVREWPPKIEMTPEVIRRVDALWHLYGLTETAR comes from the coding sequence ATGGCCTTCCCCGACATACAGAGCTTCATGCGCCTGCTGGAGGAGCGGGGCGAATTCGTGCGCGTCTCCGTGCCCGTGGACCGCGAGCTGGAGATCACCGAGATCGCCGACCGCCTCGTGAAGTCGGGCGGCCCGGCGGTGTTGTTCGAACACGTCAGGGGCAGCCCCTTCCCCCTCGTCATCGGCCTGATGGGCACCCGCGAGCGCACGGCGCTGGCCCTGGGGGTCAAGGACCTCGACGACCTCGCCGCCAAGGTCCGTCACCTGATCGACCTCAAGGGGAGCGGCGGCCTCGGCGGGCTGCTCGGCAACGTGGGCAAGCTCCGCGACGCGATGAACCTGCCGCCCCGCCGCGTGCGAACCGGCCCCGCCCAGGAGGTCGTGTGGCGAGGAGACGAGGTGGACCTCGGCAAGCTCCCCATCCTCAAGTGCTGGCCCCTCGACGGCGGCCCCTTCGTGACCCTGCCCCTGGTGATCACCCGCGACCCCGAGACGGGCGAGCGCAACATGGGCATGTACCGGATGCAGGTCATGGGCCCCAGGGTCACCGGGATGCACTGGCAGCGCCACAAGACGGGGACGAAGCATCTGGAAAAGGCGAAGCGGCTGGGCCAGCGGCTCGAGGTCGCCGTCGCCATCGGCGGGGACCCCGCCCTGATCTACGCGGCGACCGCGCCCCTTCCGCCCATCCCCGGCCTCGACGAGTTCGCCCTCGCGGGCTACCTGCGCGGCGAGCGGTATCCCGTCACCAAGGGCGTCACCGTCGATCTCGACGTGCCCGCCAACGCCGAGTTCGTCCTCGAAGGCTACGTGGACCCGCACGAGGACTGGGCCGTGGAGGGCCCTTTCGGCGATCACACCGGCTTCTACACCCTCCCCGACCTCTACCCGCGCTTCCACGTCACGGCGATCACGATGCGGCGCAACCCGGTCTATCCCGCCACCATCGTGGGCCGCCCGCCGATGGAGGACGCCTACCTGATCGAGGCTTCCGAACGTCTCTTCCTCCCCGCCGCGCAGCTCATCTTGCCGGAGATCGTGGACTATCACATGCCCCCCGCCGGAGTCGCCCACAACCTCGTCGTGGTGAGCGTCAAGAAGACGTACCCCGGCCAGGCGTACAAGGTCGCCAACGGCCTGTTCGGCCTCGGCCAGATGATGTTCGCCAAGGTCATCGTCGTGGTGAACGAGGGCGTGCCGGTGAACGACTTCGGGGCGGTGTGGCGCGAGGTGACGGCGCGGGCCGAGCCCGGACGGGACACCCTCGTCACACGCGGTCCCACCGACGTGCTCGACCACTCCAGCCGGGGGTGGGGCTACGGCGGCAAGCTCATCATCGACGCGACTCGCAAGCTCCCCGAGGAGGTGGGCAGCGCCGCGAGCAGCCGCGAGGATCAGGGCCAGGAGCGGGAGGAGGCAGGTTTCACCCCCCACGCGGCCACCGACCTCCCCGCCTTCGAGGGGGTACTCGCCCAGCGCCAGACCCCGGACGGCTACTGGTCCGTGGCCCTGCACAAGACCCGCCCCGGGCAGGCCCAGGCCCTCGCCGAGGCTTTCGCCGCCCACCCCGCCGCCCGCGGTGTCCGTCACCTCCTGATCTGCGACGAGCTGACCGACGTGGAGAACGTCCAGGACGTGTGGTGGACCATCCTCAACAACATCGACCCCGAACGCGACGTGCGGCAGGTGGGGAGCCTCCTCGCCTGGGACGGCGCCCGCAAGTTGCCCGAGGAAGGCTTCGTGCGCGAGTGGCCCCCCAAGATCGAGATGACGCCCGAGGTCATCCGCCGCGTGGACGCCCTGTGGCACCTGTACGGGTTGACCGAGACCGCTCGCTGA
- a CDS encoding DUF4153 domain-containing protein — protein MTQPEGSRTAASAPSEAPLFPALPRPKRAALPLAVAAGLAVAAHGLTAGDALGTGVNVVVWVALLVGVLVWALRRKGRTPTREAVTLLGLGLAFAVTFAVWRVPITFALLNGVALLLCLMLGAASLRHPGANRAGVWTLVGTAFTGGLRFVYGGPALLERFPWARVRPARGSGAGRWGVGLLLTVPVLLVFGGLLAGADAGFGTLIARLFDWDLGGVWETGLRLIFWLAFAGGLVYPALLALRPTVFPAGEPSGLPRLGLVEVGLPLAALGALFVVFLGTQLPYFLSGTGLPQGFTFSEYVRRGFGELMAVAFLALGLLLGAHAITREEVRAGAAYRLLNLVVLAPLALVLLSAANRWRLYTLAYGLSEIRVLGAAFLVWVVLALGWFAVTLWRGRLRHFAYPALLLGLGTLLVTTALNPGALIARVNVHRATAGVTNDLRRTPQGVEVWTLLNLGADAVPVIVANLDRLTRVCGSSRDCLNDRATVLRRLQGEYGDTRDLRLWNVGDARARRLVRERR, from the coding sequence ATGACCCAACCGGAAGGAAGCCGCACCGCCGCCTCGGCCCCCTCGGAAGCCCCCCTCTTCCCCGCCCTGCCCCGACCCAAACGGGCCGCCCTGCCGCTCGCCGTGGCCGCCGGGCTGGCGGTCGCCGCACATGGCCTGACGGCGGGGGACGCTCTGGGGACGGGGGTAAACGTGGTGGTCTGGGTCGCCCTCCTCGTGGGTGTTCTTGTCTGGGCGCTGCGGCGAAAGGGACGGACACCCACGCGCGAGGCCGTGACGCTGCTGGGGCTGGGCCTCGCCTTCGCGGTGACGTTCGCGGTGTGGCGGGTGCCGATCACCTTCGCCCTCTTGAACGGCGTGGCCCTGCTGCTGTGCCTGATGCTGGGGGCGGCGTCCCTGCGGCATCCGGGGGCGAACCGGGCGGGGGTGTGGACGCTCGTCGGCACGGCCTTCACGGGTGGGCTGCGCTTCGTGTACGGGGGACCTGCCTTGCTCGAACGCTTTCCCTGGGCGCGGGTTCGACCGGCCCGGGGGAGCGGGGCGGGTCGCTGGGGCGTGGGGCTGCTCCTGACCGTGCCCGTGCTGCTGGTGTTCGGCGGGCTGCTCGCGGGGGCGGACGCGGGCTTCGGCACCTTGATCGCTCGGTTGTTCGACTGGGACCTGGGCGGCGTATGGGAGACGGGGTTGCGCCTGATCTTCTGGCTGGCCTTCGCGGGCGGGCTGGTCTACCCGGCGCTGCTGGCCCTGCGCCCGACCGTGTTCCCGGCGGGCGAGCCGTCCGGCCTTCCCCGGCTGGGGCTGGTCGAGGTGGGCCTTCCGCTGGCGGCGCTCGGGGCGCTGTTTGTCGTGTTCCTGGGAACCCAGCTTCCCTACTTCCTGAGCGGCACGGGCCTGCCGCAGGGCTTCACCTTCTCGGAATACGTGCGGCGGGGCTTCGGGGAGCTGATGGCGGTCGCCTTCCTGGCCCTGGGGCTGCTGCTCGGGGCGCACGCCATCACCCGGGAGGAGGTGAGGGCGGGGGCCGCGTACCGCCTGCTCAACCTCGTCGTGCTCGCGCCCCTCGCGCTCGTGCTCTTGAGCGCGGCGAACCGCTGGCGGCTGTACACGCTCGCGTACGGCCTGAGCGAGATTCGGGTCCTGGGGGCGGCCTTCCTGGTCTGGGTGGTGCTCGCCCTGGGTTGGTTCGCCGTGACGCTGTGGCGCGGGCGGCTGCGGCACTTCGCGTATCCGGCGCTGCTCCTGGGCCTCGGCACGCTGCTCGTGACCACCGCCCTGAATCCGGGGGCGCTGATCGCCCGGGTGAACGTCCACCGCGCCACGGCGGGCGTGACGAACGACCTGCGCCGCACGCCGCAGGGGGTGGAGGTCTGGACCCTCCTGAACCTCGGCGCGGACGCGGTGCCCGTCATCGTGGCGAACCTGGACCGCCTGACCCGGGTGTGCGGCTCCTCCCGGGACTGCCTCAACGACCGCGCCACCGTCCTGCGCCGACTGCAAGGCGAGTACGGCGACACCCGCGACCTCCGGCTCTGGAACGTCGGCGACGCGCGGGCCCGGCGGCTGGTGAGGGAACGGAGGTGA
- a CDS encoding potassium channel family protein produces MSSLPDPQRLHRERLELLRHLDRLTDAPMTVLGFVWLALLVVDLTGGLGPGLQRLSNVIWVLFILDFLLSFTVAPDKWAYLRSNWLTLVSLFLPALRVLRVFPALRAVRVLRATRSLNLVRLLTSLNRGFRAAGRAVRRRGVGYVALLTLLVALAGAAGMLAFEDVPAARESGLTGYASWLWWTAMTLVTMGADYFPRTAEGRVLGWLLALYGFAVFGYLTASVASFFVGRDQTAADGEDDEVTNAALQRELSALRREIADLRSALERGEDGG; encoded by the coding sequence ATGTCCAGCCTGCCGGACCCCCAGCGCCTGCACCGTGAGCGGCTGGAGCTGCTGCGCCACCTCGACCGCCTCACCGACGCGCCCATGACCGTCCTGGGCTTCGTGTGGCTCGCCCTCCTCGTCGTGGACCTCACGGGGGGGCTGGGGCCGGGGCTGCAACGGCTGAGCAACGTCATCTGGGTGCTGTTCATCCTCGATTTCCTGCTCTCGTTCACGGTGGCGCCCGACAAGTGGGCCTACCTGCGCTCGAACTGGCTCACGCTGGTGTCCCTCTTCCTGCCTGCCCTGCGGGTGCTGCGCGTCTTCCCGGCGCTGCGGGCCGTGCGGGTGCTGCGGGCCACCCGCTCGCTGAATCTGGTGCGGCTCCTCACGTCGCTCAACCGGGGCTTTCGCGCCGCCGGGCGGGCCGTACGGCGGCGGGGGGTGGGGTACGTGGCGCTGCTGACCCTGCTCGTCGCGCTCGCGGGGGCGGCGGGGATGCTCGCCTTCGAGGACGTGCCCGCCGCCCGCGAGAGCGGCCTGACCGGCTACGCCTCCTGGCTGTGGTGGACGGCGATGACCCTCGTCACGATGGGTGCGGACTACTTTCCGAGGACGGCGGAGGGCCGCGTGCTCGGGTGGCTCCTCGCCCTGTACGGCTTCGCGGTCTTCGGCTACCTCACGGCGTCCGTCGCCAGCTTCTTCGTGGGCCGGGACCAGACCGCCGCCGACGGTGAGGACGACGAGGTGACGAACGCGGCGCTGCAACGAGAACTCTCGGCCCTGCGGCGGGAGATCGCGGACCTGCGGTCGGCCCTGGAACGCGGGGAGGACGGGGGGTAG
- a CDS encoding M24 family metallopeptidase has protein sequence MTLSPTEAMRQALQGTPLDGWLLYDFQGLNPHARRVLDLPPGAHLTRRFFVWVPREGQAVLLHNHIEGGTWAALSRGWDVERRAFGSHAELDARLSEVVAGKTVAMEYSPHGAVPYVSRVDAGTVERVRAAGARVESSADLLQAFLVWSPGDFVAHGRAAALLMRAKDDAFRLIHERLRSGEAVTELKVQAVIERAIAEEGLESGHPVNVSFGANAADPHYEPGGERNAILRPGECVLIDLWAQEPGRPFADVTWVGFAGEPGAEYREAWEAVRGARDAALTLLHERHGNLQGWEVDRAARDAMGETWAPYFLHRTGHDLGVQLHGSGANLDDYETRDTRRLTPGLAVTVEPGTYPRERGFGIRTEVDVYLAPHGPQVTTDLQRQPFVLGSGEWVDVRAAAYGAGG, from the coding sequence ATGACCCTCTCCCCCACCGAGGCCATGCGGCAGGCCCTGCAAGGCACCCCCCTCGACGGCTGGCTGCTGTACGACTTCCAGGGCCTCAACCCGCACGCGCGGCGGGTGCTCGACCTCCCGCCGGGCGCGCACCTCACCCGCCGCTTCTTCGTCTGGGTGCCGCGCGAGGGTCAGGCGGTGCTGCTCCACAACCACATCGAGGGGGGGACGTGGGCGGCCCTCTCCCGGGGCTGGGACGTGGAGCGCCGCGCCTTCGGGTCGCACGCGGAGCTCGACGCGCGGCTCTCCGAGGTCGTGGCCGGAAAGACGGTGGCGATGGAGTACAGCCCGCACGGGGCCGTGCCCTACGTCAGCCGGGTGGACGCCGGGACGGTCGAGCGGGTGCGGGCGGCGGGCGCGCGGGTGGAGAGCAGCGCCGACCTCCTCCAGGCCTTCCTGGTGTGGTCGCCGGGGGACTTCGTGGCGCACGGGCGGGCGGCGGCCCTCCTGATGCGGGCCAAGGACGACGCCTTCCGCCTGATCCACGAGCGGCTGCGCTCGGGCGAGGCGGTCACGGAATTGAAGGTACAGGCCGTGATCGAGCGGGCCATCGCGGAGGAAGGGCTGGAGAGCGGCCACCCCGTCAACGTCAGCTTCGGGGCGAACGCCGCCGACCCCCACTACGAACCGGGTGGGGAGCGGAACGCCATCCTGCGTCCCGGCGAGTGCGTGCTGATCGACCTCTGGGCGCAGGAGCCGGGCCGCCCTTTTGCGGACGTGACCTGGGTGGGCTTCGCGGGCGAGCCGGGCGCCGAGTACCGGGAGGCATGGGAGGCGGTGCGTGGTGCGCGGGACGCGGCCCTCACCCTCCTCCACGAGCGGCACGGCAACCTCCAGGGCTGGGAGGTGGACCGCGCGGCGCGGGACGCGATGGGCGAGACGTGGGCGCCTTACTTCCTCCACCGCACCGGGCACGACCTCGGGGTGCAGCTTCACGGCTCGGGGGCAAACCTCGACGATTACGAGACGCGCGACACCCGCCGCCTCACCCCCGGCCTCGCCGTGACGGTGGAGCCGGGCACCTACCCGCGCGAGCGGGGCTTCGGCATCCGCACCGAGGTCGACGTGTACCTCGCGCCGCACGGTCCGCAGGTCACCACCGACCTCCAGCGCCAGCCGTTCGTGCTCGGGTCGGGGGAGTGGGTGGACGTGCGGGCGGCGGCGTACGGGGCGGGGGGCTGA
- a CDS encoding SDR family oxidoreductase, translating to MANLGSSTIMLTGAGGALATAVAQELEDAGAQLVLVGRGESLAKAADRFPATEVLDLDLTDPASVDALRKVKVDALVHTVGAYAPQDVQKATEEDLRLMFDTNMSTLFHAVQGALPHMLRQKDGMIIGFSSGSAARLSGPKSALYTASKAAVAAYILSLHDELKARGVRGCVLYPMGAVDTPRNREAGLSWDAMIDPRGLAKSVAHALTRPDRAHVTELKVYPDV from the coding sequence ATGGCGAACCTCGGCTCCTCTACGATCATGCTGACGGGCGCGGGCGGCGCGCTGGCGACCGCCGTCGCCCAGGAACTGGAGGACGCGGGCGCGCAACTCGTCCTCGTCGGGCGCGGCGAGAGCCTCGCCAAGGCCGCCGACCGCTTTCCCGCGACCGAGGTGCTCGACCTCGACCTCACCGATCCCGCCAGCGTGGACGCCCTGCGCAAGGTCAAGGTGGACGCCCTCGTGCACACGGTGGGCGCCTACGCCCCGCAGGACGTTCAGAAGGCCACCGAGGAGGATCTGCGGCTGATGTTCGACACGAACATGTCCACCCTCTTCCACGCGGTGCAGGGCGCGCTACCCCATATGCTGCGGCAGAAAGACGGCATGATCATCGGCTTCAGCTCGGGCTCGGCGGCGCGGCTCAGCGGCCCCAAGTCGGCCCTCTACACCGCGAGCAAGGCCGCCGTCGCCGCCTACATCCTCAGCCTGCACGACGAACTCAAGGCCCGGGGCGTGCGCGGCTGCGTGCTGTACCCGATGGGCGCGGTCGACACCCCCAGAAACCGCGAGGCGGGCCTGAGCTGGGACGCCATGATCGACCCGCGCGGCCTCGCCAAGAGCGTCGCGCACGCCCTGACCCGGCCCGACCGGGCGCATGTGACCGAGCTGAAGGTGTATCCGGACGTGTAG
- a CDS encoding prolyl oligopeptidase family serine peptidase, translated as MTLQYPESPRMEQVDVYRDAGGRERPVADPYRWLEDPDSPPTRAWVAAQNEVTGAFLAGLPAREAYRERLTALWDFPKDGVPWRRGDRYFRTSNPGLLNQPLLQVADAPMGPWRELLDPNTLSADGTVALMGASVSEDGARLAYGTQSGGSDWLTWRVRDVGTGEDAPDQIEWSKFSGAAWLPDGSGFYYGAYDPPAQGDALTGTNRGQRLLLHRLGTGQEADEVILARPDEPDWGFGADVTHDGRYLIIHVWLGSSPHNLLWVREVGAQGPFTELVGDFRAGFTVVGNDGPTLFVRTDEGAPLGKLIAWNVETGERRDVIPEGRDALEHVAVVPDGLLALTLRDASHRLTLHARSGEVRREVGLPTLGSVTELNTRPEDPEVYFGFTSFLFPLTPYRLSLPDGTPEPLAEPAVAFEADAFEVRQEFTQSPDGTRVPMFLVHRRGLERDGANPTLLYGYGGFGISLTPGFSPSRLAWLERGGVYVQANLRGGGEYGEAWHQAGTRERKENVFDDFIACAEHLIETGVTSPAHLGIQGGSNGGLLVGACMTRRPELFGAVVPQVGVLDMLRYHLFTIGWAWATDYGRADDPAMFDLLWSYSPLHTLREGTAYPPTLITTGDHDDRVVPAHSFKFAAALQHAQGGEAPVLIRIQTRAGHGAGKPTALVIEEAADVWAFLEWALGERASHG; from the coding sequence ATGACCCTTCAGTATCCGGAGTCGCCGCGCATGGAGCAGGTGGACGTGTACCGGGACGCGGGGGGGCGGGAGCGCCCGGTCGCCGATCCCTACCGCTGGCTCGAAGACCCCGACTCGCCGCCGACGCGGGCGTGGGTGGCGGCGCAGAACGAGGTGACGGGGGCGTTCCTGGCGGGCCTGCCCGCGCGGGAGGCGTACCGCGAGCGGCTGACGGCGCTGTGGGACTTCCCGAAAGACGGGGTGCCGTGGCGGCGCGGCGACCGCTACTTCCGCACCTCCAACCCGGGGCTGCTCAACCAGCCGCTTCTCCAGGTGGCGGACGCGCCGATGGGCCCCTGGCGCGAGCTGCTCGACCCCAACACGCTGAGCGCGGACGGCACCGTCGCCCTGATGGGGGCCTCGGTCAGCGAGGACGGCGCCCGGCTCGCCTACGGCACCCAAAGCGGGGGCAGCGACTGGCTGACGTGGCGGGTGCGGGACGTGGGAACCGGGGAGGACGCCCCCGACCAGATCGAGTGGAGCAAGTTCAGCGGCGCGGCGTGGCTCCCGGACGGCTCGGGCTTCTACTACGGGGCCTACGATCCCCCGGCCCAGGGAGACGCCCTGACCGGCACGAACCGGGGCCAGCGCCTGCTGCTCCACCGCCTCGGCACGGGGCAGGAGGCGGACGAGGTGATCCTCGCGCGGCCCGACGAGCCCGACTGGGGCTTCGGGGCGGACGTGACGCACGACGGGCGCTACCTGATCATCCACGTCTGGCTGGGAAGCAGCCCGCACAACCTGCTCTGGGTGCGGGAGGTGGGCGCCCAGGGCCCCTTCACCGAACTCGTGGGCGACTTCCGGGCGGGCTTCACGGTGGTCGGCAACGACGGCCCCACCCTCTTCGTGCGGACGGACGAGGGGGCGCCGCTCGGCAAGCTGATCGCCTGGAACGTGGAGACGGGCGAGCGCCGCGACGTGATCCCCGAGGGGCGGGACGCTCTGGAACACGTCGCCGTCGTGCCGGACGGGCTGCTGGCCCTCACCCTGCGGGACGCGAGCCACCGCCTTACCCTGCACGCGCGTTCGGGGGAGGTGCGGCGCGAGGTCGGGTTACCGACGCTGGGCTCGGTCACCGAACTCAACACGCGGCCCGAAGACCCCGAGGTCTATTTCGGCTTCACCTCCTTCCTGTTCCCCCTCACCCCGTACCGGCTGAGCCTGCCGGACGGGACGCCCGAGCCGCTCGCCGAGCCCGCCGTGGCCTTCGAGGCGGACGCCTTCGAGGTGCGCCAGGAGTTCACCCAAAGCCCCGACGGCACCCGTGTCCCGATGTTCCTCGTCCACCGCCGGGGACTGGAGCGTGACGGGGCGAATCCCACCCTGCTCTACGGCTACGGCGGCTTCGGGATCAGCCTGACGCCGGGCTTCAGCCCCTCGCGGCTCGCGTGGCTGGAGCGCGGCGGGGTGTACGTGCAGGCCAACCTGCGCGGCGGCGGCGAATACGGCGAGGCCTGGCACCAGGCGGGCACCCGCGAGCGCAAGGAGAACGTGTTCGACGACTTCATCGCGTGTGCGGAGCACCTGATCGAAACGGGCGTCACGTCCCCCGCCCACCTCGGCATCCAAGGCGGGAGCAACGGCGGCCTGCTGGTGGGCGCGTGCATGACGCGGCGCCCGGAGCTGTTCGGGGCCGTCGTGCCCCAGGTCGGCGTGCTCGACATGCTCCGGTATCACCTCTTCACCATCGGCTGGGCGTGGGCGACCGACTACGGGCGGGCGGACGACCCGGCCATGTTCGACCTCCTGTGGTCCTACTCGCCGCTGCACACCCTCCGCGAGGGCACGGCCTACCCCCCCACCCTGATCACGACCGGCGACCACGACGACCGGGTGGTCCCGGCCCACTCCTTCAAGTTCGCGGCGGCCCTGCAACACGCGCAGGGAGGCGAGGCGCCCGTCCTCATCCGCATCCAGACGCGCGCCGGGCACGGGGCGGGTAAACCCACCGCCCTCGTGATCGAGGAGGCCGCCGATGTGTGGGCCTTCTTGGAGTGGGCGCTCGGTGAGCGGGCGTCTCACGGCTAG
- a CDS encoding ferritin-like domain-containing protein — MSSDTQGTSTRRKFLGMAGLMGAGAVLSGCTSVIATTPSQDNGLDAAIFNFALNLEYLEAAFYLAAVGRLGELDAAGGSSARVTLPQGFDGKSAIPGLSAEVRAYAEEIASDELAHVKVIRSVLGGAAVAQPQLDLGPAFAAAGNAASNGAITNFNPYANELFFLHGAFIFEDVGVTAYKGAARFLDDQKAGGNLENAAGILAVEAYHSGAIRTLLSQRRTQQAAAGLTVEQVVQAISNLRDAVDGSDDRDQGITMNGMANIVPADANAIAFSRTPRQVANIVFLDTTGKAAKGGFFPNGLTDDGNLGKLLAL, encoded by the coding sequence ATGAGCAGCGACACGCAGGGCACGAGCACCCGCCGCAAATTCCTCGGCATGGCCGGTCTGATGGGCGCGGGCGCCGTGTTGTCGGGCTGCACGAGCGTCATCGCCACGACGCCGAGCCAGGACAACGGCCTCGACGCGGCCATCTTCAACTTCGCCCTCAACTTGGAGTACCTGGAGGCCGCCTTCTACCTCGCCGCCGTGGGCCGCCTGGGTGAGCTGGACGCCGCGGGGGGCAGCAGCGCCCGCGTGACCCTGCCCCAGGGCTTCGACGGCAAGTCGGCCATCCCCGGGCTGTCCGCCGAGGTCCGCGCCTACGCCGAGGAGATCGCCTCGGACGAGCTGGCCCACGTCAAGGTCATCCGCTCGGTGCTGGGCGGCGCCGCCGTCGCGCAGCCGCAACTCGACCTCGGCCCGGCCTTCGCCGCCGCCGGGAACGCCGCCTCGAACGGGGCCATCACGAACTTCAACCCCTACGCCAACGAGCTGTTCTTCCTGCACGGCGCGTTCATCTTCGAGGACGTGGGCGTCACCGCCTACAAGGGAGCGGCGCGCTTCCTCGACGACCAGAAGGCGGGCGGCAACCTGGAGAACGCGGCGGGCATCCTGGCGGTCGAGGCGTACCACTCGGGCGCCATCCGCACCCTGCTCTCCCAGCGCCGGACCCAGCAGGCCGCCGCCGGGCTGACCGTCGAGCAGGTCGTGCAGGCCATCAGCAACCTGCGCGACGCGGTGGACGGCAGCGACGACCGCGACCAGGGCATCACCATGAACGGCATGGCGAACATCGTCCCCGCCGACGCCAACGCCATCGCCTTCAGCCGCACCCCCCGTCAGGTGGCGAACATCGTCTTCCTCGACACGACGGGCAAGGCAGCGAAGGGCGGCTTCTTCCCGAACGGCCTGACCGACGACGGCAACCTGGGCAAGCTGCTCGCCCTCTGA
- a CDS encoding HAD family hydrolase, translating into MSPLPALRALIFDFDGTILDTETREFWHWQTLYREHGRELALADWQRGIGTWDAFDPWAGLPEHVLADREQVRLGLHERIVSDIAEQDLRPGVRDVLEGIAGAGLRLALATSSDRAWVTRWLEQHRLLSLFEVLATRDDVRRVKPDPELYSLAASRLSLRPGECLAVEDSLNGATAAVAAGCRVVVVPNDVTRTQPFPPEWPRLDGGYAGGLEELVRVAGG; encoded by the coding sequence ATGTCCCCCCTCCCGGCCCTGCGCGCCCTGATCTTCGACTTCGACGGCACCATCCTCGACACCGAGACGCGCGAGTTCTGGCACTGGCAGACGCTCTACCGCGAACACGGGCGCGAACTCGCCCTCGCGGACTGGCAGCGCGGCATCGGCACCTGGGACGCCTTCGACCCCTGGGCGGGATTGCCCGAGCACGTCCTGGCCGACCGCGAGCAGGTCCGGCTGGGGCTGCACGAGCGCATCGTCTCCGACATCGCCGAACAGGACCTGCGGCCCGGGGTGCGCGACGTGCTGGAGGGGATCGCCGGGGCGGGCCTGCGCCTCGCCCTCGCCACGAGCAGCGACCGGGCCTGGGTCACCCGCTGGCTGGAGCAACACCGCCTCCTGAGCCTGTTCGAGGTCCTCGCCACCCGTGACGACGTGCGCCGGGTCAAGCCCGACCCCGAGCTGTATTCGCTCGCCGCCTCCCGCCTGAGTCTGCGTCCCGGGGAATGCCTCGCCGTCGAGGACAGCCTCAACGGGGCCACCGCCGCCGTCGCCGCCGGATGCCGGGTGGTCGTCGTGCCCAACGACGTGACCCGCACCCAGCCCTTCCCGCCCGAGTGGCCCCGGCTGGACGGCGGATACGCGGGCGGGCTGGAGGAGCTGGTGCGGGTGGCGGGGGGGTAA
- a CDS encoding DedA family protein, with amino-acid sequence MAEWVQNLMDSMGYLGILLLMILENVFPPIPSELIMPSAGFAASRGDLNIFMVIAMGTLGSVLGTLPLYYIGRAFGEERLVEWADKYGRWLTLRGSDIRRADDWFDRHGTKAVLFGRMVPGIRSLLSLPAGMSEMPLPKFLIYSAIGSGLWASLLAGAGYLLGENYDRVEHYVGPASRIILAVVVVAAVVWFLRRKREQAAKA; translated from the coding sequence ATGGCCGAATGGGTACAAAACCTGATGGACAGCATGGGCTACCTGGGCATCCTGCTGCTGATGATCCTGGAAAACGTGTTTCCGCCCATTCCCAGCGAGCTGATCATGCCCTCGGCGGGCTTCGCGGCCTCGCGCGGGGACCTCAACATCTTCATGGTGATCGCGATGGGCACCCTGGGCAGCGTCCTGGGCACCCTGCCGCTGTATTACATCGGGCGCGCGTTCGGCGAGGAAAGGCTCGTCGAGTGGGCCGACAAGTACGGCAGGTGGCTCACCCTGCGCGGCTCGGACATCCGCCGGGCCGACGACTGGTTCGACCGCCACGGCACCAAGGCGGTGCTCTTCGGGCGCATGGTCCCCGGCATCCGCAGCCTGCTGAGCCTCCCGGCGGGCATGAGCGAGATGCCGCTGCCCAAGTTCCTGATCTACAGCGCCATCGGCTCGGGGCTGTGGGCGTCCCTGCTCGCCGGGGCCGGGTACCTGCTGGGCGAGAATTACGACCGGGTGGAGCACTACGTCGGCCCCGCCTCCAGGATCATCCTGGCCGTCGTCGTCGTCGCCGCCGTGGTGTGGTTCCTGCGCCGCAAGCGCGAACAGGCTGCGAAAGCGTAG